One window of the Yamadazyma tenuis chromosome 6, complete sequence genome contains the following:
- a CDS encoding uncharacterized protein (EggNog:ENOG503A1BK; COG:Q), whose product MSFTYLVVGASRGIGYAYVKVLSAVPTNLVIATARDHQSAKKLESLGSNVKTILIDMQDPYAKFEAAFKVLDTLAPNGVDVFIHNAGISSSDASKSSLEFDADQYQKILDVNVGGPAKAYKAAYPYIFKGKGTKKIAFVSSTVGQVGWEVSPGGGQGFNAYGASKAALNHLGVQIAKENAGSDVDLVKHSVTVLLCPGLVATDMAKGFEGAMPPEVSVAASLAVISKTTAADSGKFYGHSGESQPYSIF is encoded by the coding sequence ATGTCTTTCACCTACTTAGTTGTCGGTGCATCCCGAGGAATAGGATATGCCTATGTTAAAGTTTTAAGTGCAGTCCCCACTAATTTGGTGATTGCTACTGCTAGAGACCACCAGTCTGCCAAaaaattggaatctttggGGTCAAATGTGAAAACCATCTTGATCGACATGCAGGATCCATATGCTAAATTTGAAGCTGCTTTCAAAGTTCTCGACACCTTGGCTCCCAACGGGGTAGACGTGTTTATACACAATGCAGGTATATCCAGCTCTGATGCCAGCAAATCCTCATTAGAATTCGATGCCGACCAGTATCAAAAGATCCTTGACGTCAATGTTGGAGGTCCTGCTAAGGCCTATAAGGCGGCGTACCCATACATTTTCAAGGGCAAAGGCACCAAGAAAATTGCCTTTGTTTCTTCCACCGTGGGCCAAGTGGGCTGGGAGGTTTCTCCAGGAGGAGGGCAGGGATTTAACGCCTACGGTGCTTCCAAGGCCGCCCTCAACCACTTGGGAGTTCAAATTGCAAAAGAAAATGCCGGTTCCGATGTCGACTTGGTAAAGCATTCGGTCACCGTTTTGTTGTGTCCTGGATTGGTTGCCACAGATATGGCGAAGGGGTTTGAAGGCGCGATGCCTCCAGAGGTTTCGGTGGCTGCAAGTTTGGCGGTCATCAGCAAAACAACTGCTGCAGACTCTGGTAAGTTCTACGGCCACAGTGGAGAATCCCAACCGTACAGTATATTTTAG
- the GLY1_2 gene encoding Threonine aldolase (COG:E; EggNog:ENOG503NWDM): MTVLDTPQYPTHNEFRSDTFTVPTQSMLDSAYHATFGDSVYKEDQSTLDLESYMCQLTGKEAALFCVSGTLSNQVGLRANLYQPPYSVLCDYRSHVYLHEAGGLATLSQAMVHPVVPANGNHLTLDDVLRNYTPDNADIHAAPTKVISLENTLHGIVMPIEHIRQISQFARDNGIKLHLDGARLWNASVETGVSIKEYCSYFDSVSLCLSKSLAAPMGSILVGSRVFVEKANHFKKQNGGGIRQAGMMTAMALTAIKENMPRLHVAHEYARDVGRFCTDHGIKLESPVDTNFVFLDMAANRMSQDRLIAIGHNHNIKIMGNRISFTFQNSQESVDVLKDVILECYKEAQVNPYYGIASNKQLYNYKSVLRSGEETK, encoded by the coding sequence ATGACAGTCCTCGACACACCACAATATCCCACACACAATGAGTTCAGAAGTGACACGTTCACTGTGCCCACCCAGTCGATGCTCGACTCCGCCTACCACGCCACCTTTGGAGACTCGGTGTACAAAGAAGACCAAAGCACTTTGGACCTCGAATCCTACATGTGCCAACTCACCGGCAAAGAGGCCGCATTGTTCTGTGTCAGCGGAACCTTGTCCAACCAGGTTGGGTTGAGAGCCAACTTGTACCAGCCTCCATATTCGGTTCTCTGTGATTACAGATCACACGTCTATCTACACGAAGCCGGGGGATTGGCAACACTCTCACAGGCGATGGTGCACCCGGTTGTTCCCGCTAATGGAAACCACTTGACTTTGGACGACGTTCTCCGCAATTACACGCCAGACAACGCCGACATCCACGCGGCTCCCACGAAGGTGATTTCCCTCGAAAATACCCTCCACGGAATCGTGATGCCCATTGAGCATATCCGCCAGATCAGTCAGTTTGCCCGGGATAATGGCATTAAGCTTCACTTGGATGGGGCTCGTTTGTGGAACGCATCGGTAGAAACAGGTGTTTCAATTAAAGAATATTGCAGCTACTTCGACTCGGTTTCTTTGTGCTTGTCAAAGTCGTTGGCAGCTCCCATGGGGTCGATACTAGTGGGGCTGCGggtgtttgtggaaaaGGCTAACCACTTTAAAAAGCAAAATGGAGGGGGAATACGGCAGGCGGGGATGATGACAGCCATGGCGCTCACGGCCATTAAGGAGAATATGCCCCGGCTTCATGTGGCCCACGAATACGCCCGGGATGTCGGTCGGTTCTGCACTGATCACGGCATTAAACTTGAGAGTCCGGTCGACACCAATTTCGTGTTTCTCgatatggctgcaaacagAATGAGTCAAGACCGATTGATCGCAATTGGTCACAATCACAACATTAAAATTATGGGAAATCGGATATCCTTTACGTTCCAGAATAGCCAAGAAAGTGTGGATGTTCTAAAAGACGTGATTCTTGAGTGCTATAAAGAAGCTCAGGTCAATCCGTACTATGGGATCGCATCTAATAAGCAGTTGTATAATTACAAGCTGGTGTTAAGATCAGGGGAAGAAACAAAATAA
- the PHO8_2 gene encoding vacuolar alkaline phosphatase (COG:P; EggNog:ENOG503NUPA), whose protein sequence is MFDTKPLLGEEAPSVYNTTHRRKTVYAVLKAVAVAILVVSALVYSGSSSHKPAPNKKNIIFMVTDGMGPASLSLARSFKQFRDDLPINDILALDRHLIGSSRTRSSSSLVTDSAAGATAFSCGLKSYNGAIGVDPSKNPCGTILEALKLQGYLTGLVVTTRITDATPAAFSSHVDYRFQEDLIAEQQLGEYPLGRMVDLIIGGGRCHFLPASVDGGCRADSRNLIKEYTENDIWSYVGNRQQFDELDGGKNVTLPLLGLLATSDIPYDIDRNPKQYPSLAEQVKVALTALSKATEDSDKGFFLLIEGSRIDHAGHHNDPSAQVREVLAYDEAYKEVLKFIEDSDVETVAVSTSDHETGGLVTSRQVSPSYPDYIWYPEVLLNCSHSGEFLTSKIVSFTRSNSDAKVVEDFITKEIFQNDMGIQDATAQEVKDVKENLSTPGQLLYVLNNMISLRSQTGWTTHGHSAVDVNIYGAVSNFGSIKTQLYQSAENVGLLGNHENIEIGKFMESVAGVDLSKITELLKDTKHHPSSVDEINANSFDQYHQTQ, encoded by the coding sequence ATGTTTGACACTAAACCCTTGCTCGGAGAAGAAGCTCCTTCCGTATATAATACAACCCACCGGAGGAAGACCGTGTATGCTGTCCTCAAGGCGGTAGCGGTGGCCATTTTGGTTGTTTCGGCGTTGGTGTACTCAGGAAGCTCGAGCCATAAGCCAGCTCCCAATAAGAAGAACATCATATTCATGGTGACCGATGGAATGGGCCCTGCGTCGCTCTCTTTGGCCCGGTCTTTCAAGCAGTTCAGAGACGACTTGCCCATCAACGATATTTTGGCTTTGGACAGACATTTGATAGGGTCGTCCAGAACTCGCTCTAGTTCGTCATTGGTCACAGACTCAGCCGCTGGCGCCACTGCTTTCTCCTGTGGACTCAAGTCGTACAACGGGGCCATCGGCGTCGACCCCAGCAAAAATCCCTGTGGAACCATTTTAGAGGCGTTGAAATTACAAGGGTATTTGACAGGATTGGTGGTCACCACCAGAATTACCGATGCCACACCTGCCGCCTTTAGTTCTCATGTGGACTATCGTTTCCAAGAAGACTTGATCGCCGAACAACAATTGGGCGAATATCCATTGGGAAGAATGGTGGATTTGATTATTGGAGGTGGCAGATGCCACTTTTTACCAGCGTCTGTGGACGGAGGATGCCGTGCTGACTCgagaaacttgatcaaggagTACACTGAAAACGACATTTGGTCGTACGTGGGAAACCGGCAACAGTTTGACGAGTTGGACGGCGGGAAAAATGTTACTTTGCCGTTGTTGGGCTTATTGGCTACTTCTGATATTCCTTACGACATTGACAGAAACCCTAAACAATATCCTTCCTTGGCCGAACAAGTCAAGGTGGCGTTAACAGCCTTGTCCAAGGCCACCGAAGACTCTGACAAGGggttctttttgttgattgaagGCTCTCGTATTGATCATGCTGGTCATCACAACGATCCTCTGGCTCAGGTGAGAGAAGTTTTAGCTTATGACGAAGCGTACAAGGAAgtattgaagttcatcGAAGACTCGGACGTTGAAACTGTGGCTGTGTCCACCTCTGACCATGAGACCGGTGGGCTTGTCACCTCCAGACAAGTATCTCCTTCGTATCCAGATTACATTTGGTATCCCGAAGTGCTCTTGAATTGTTCACATTCGGGTGAGTTTTTGACATCCAAGATTGTTAGTTTCACCCGGTCAAACAGCGATGCtaaagttgttgaagacttcatcaccaaagagaTTTTCCAGAATGATATGGGAATTCAAGACGCTACTGCCCAAGAGGTAAAGGATGTTAAGGAGAATCTCAGTACTCCGGGTCAGTTACTCTACgttttgaacaacatgaTCTCATTACGGTCTCAAACTGGATGGACTACCCACGGCCATTCAGCCGTTGATGTCAACATCTATGGGGCAGTTTCCAACTTTGGATCTATCAAGACTCAATTGTATCAATCGGCAGAAAATGTCGGTCTTTTGGGTAATCACGAGAACATCGAGATTGGTAAGTTTATGGAATCGGTTGCCGGAGTTGATTTGAGTAAAATCACCGAATTGCTCAAGGATACTAAACACCATCCTTCTTcagttgatgaaatcaacgCCAATTCATTTGaccaatatcatcaaacccaataa
- the TPO3 gene encoding spermine transporter (COG:S; EggNog:ENOG503NTW3), with protein sequence MSYHSNNSSSLELDDDNQPFAYKTETNTDARSELSLDTTPTNNPNTLTKTRTETYQSLYDKGIASNIPDKDLNAPPVSNPIFPEEYRLETETGLVKVETLHSLGRRQSIISEKEEDHEEYDPEIEFVTFKDRDPENPLNWSLKIRTLYTLIFSLLVIQAAYGSSSLAGGLPLIDEKFGVSTEVSTLAVSLMVLGFSVGPLLWAPLSEQYGRRPVYFFSFMLYVIFNIPVALAPNIGTVLVCRFLEGCFSSSALTIVGASICDIHNETRGLAIAFFSFCPYSGPVLGGIVNGFISVYSSRYDLMCWVNMAFAGVMWIAVSLVPETYAPVILKRRAKKLRKETGNEKIMTEQEARPMSFNELLNEVFYRPMKFVIQEPVLVLVCAFIALIYALLYAFFFAYPVIFGKLYGFNDAKVGLMYIPILIGAFLALLVTPLLEKSYNKMIRRRKPEPEDRLVGAMIGAPFPAISLFILGATSYKHIIWVGPASSGIAFGFGMVLLYYSLNNYILDTYHKFAASALGTKVFLRSSGGAAFPLFVTQMYNKLGLQWASWLLAFVSLGMMLIPFAFYRYGRGLRAKMCKEDYSANLQMVVD encoded by the coding sequence ATGTCTTACCATTCTAACAATTCAAGCTCTTTAGAGCTAGATGATGATAATCAACCTTTTGCCTATAAGACCGAAACAAACACAGATGCTCGCTCAGAGTTATCGCTAGATACAACTCCCACCAATAATCCCAATACCTTGACCAAAACTAGAACAGAAACATATCAATCGTTGTATGATAAAGGTATTGCCTCCAACATCCCGGATAAGGATCTCAATGCTCCTCCCGTGTCCAATCCCATTTTCCCAGAAGAATATCGGTTGGAAACAGAAACTGGTTTGGTTAAGGTGGAAACCTTACATTCGTTAGGTAGACGTCAGTCAATTATTTctgaaaaggaagaagaccaTGAAGAGTACGACCCGGAAATCGAGTTTGTTACCTTCAAGGACCGCGACCCTGAAAACCCTCTTAACTGGAGCTTAAAGATAAGAACTCTCTACACACTTATCTTTTCGTTATTGGTGATTCAGGCCGCATATGGATCTTCGAGTTTGGCAGGTGGTTTGCCACTTATCGACGAGAAGTTTGGTGTTTCCACCGAAGTGTCAACGTTGGCAGTTTCGTTGATGGTTCTTGGTTTCTCGGTTGGTCCCTTACTTTGGGCCCCGTTATCTGAACAGTATGGAAGAAGACCAGTGTACTTTTTTTCATTCATGTTATATGTGATATTCAACATCCCCGTTGCTCTTGCTCCCAATATTGGTACCGTCTTGGTGTGCAGATTTTTGGAAGGGTGCTTTAGTTCTTCGGCCTTGACGATTGTGGGTGCTTCCATTTGTGATATCCACAATGAGACCAGAGGTTTGGCTATTGCTTTCTTTAGTTTCTGTCCCTATTCCGGTCCCGTACTTGGAGGTATTGTCAATGGGTTCATCAGCGTCTATTCGAGTAGATACGATTTGATGTGCTGGGTCAACATGGCATTTGCTGGTGTTATGTGGATTGCGGTGTCACTCGTTCCTGAAACCTATGCTCCCGTaatcttgaaaagaagagccAAAAAGCTCAGAAAAGAAACCGGAAATGAAAAGATCATGACTGAGCAGGAAGCAAGACCAATGTCGTTTAACGAATTGTTGAACGAGGTATTTTACCGTCCCATGAAGTTTGTGATTCAAGAACCCGTATTGGTTTTGGTGTGTGCATTCATAGCCTTGATTTATGCCTTGTTGTATGCATTTTTCTTTGCCTACCCAGTTATTTTTGGTAAGTTATATGGATTCAATGACGCCAAGGTGGGATTGATGTATATCCCCATTTTGATTGGAGCTTTCCTTGCTTTGCTTGTAACTCCATTATTGGAAAAATCTTACAATAAAATGATAAGGAGAAGAAagccagagccagaagATAGATTGGTGGGTGCCATGATTGGTGCACCATTCCCCGCCATCTCGTTATTCATCTTGGGTGCCACGTCGTACAAGCATATAATCTGGGTAGGTCCAGCATCTTCTGGTATTGCCTTTGGGTTCGGTATGGTGTTACTTTACTACTCATTGAACAACTATATTTTGGATACTTACCATAAATTTGCTGCTAGTGCCTTGGGTACCAAGGTGTTTCTTAGATCATCTGGTGGTGCTGCCTTTCCCTTGTTTGTTACCCAGATGTATAACAAGTTGGGTTTACAATGGGCAAGTTGGTTATTGGCATTCGTTTCCTTGGGTATGATGTTAATTCCTTTTGCCTTTTACAGATACGGTAGAGGCTTAAGAGCTAAAATGTGTAAAGAAGACTATTCTGCCAATCTTCAAATGGTTGTCGACTGA
- the gpi1 gene encoding pig-Q (EggNog:ENOG503NXZC; COG:M,O) has product MNYHVFFPKDLVKELKHRNTDLVLLGFRYDRAVVCLKFIPLQFANGIDELRETEDFKHIEIVGSTISRGIFNITYGDYGLPVLESNDDDDTFSVIMFKPPNYRNLEYFSLRPISLQSMGTNEVNSETVDLNGCFTNSYKSPSTCSTISDQDTLDKINGVLKLRFQLESLLKEMSVLSERTSFGMEIFPKLWRWIFSLLFTLVSWLVLTIQMCTVFLMRTINAPLFGVSLVDVSQVFRQLDLRLKQITYFPIQFLCYYDKSILYKDKLVLLKELGLPDFNFNLNINNSNYINLYNSVWLIVNDVLLGATTWNVLVNYGNPISVFLNEYVFERVLFSDFHKLITWISYNHPAGFKLNNELGSFMGSLFLWSLNSWKVIIQETILSETNKRFSVTLTNVLCHLGVTFLLAFILDILNLTTIHIVWFYHTSARIYQKQVEILKSLFQLFRGKKYNVLRNRVDHLDNYSQPNEFLEVDQLLLGTLLFMILVLLLPTIFAFYLTFFMIRLSNILVLNFFENLLIIINFVPIFVILLKFKNSSRLQGGLKFQILDKKLPNCSYLELSNKSLTYSEIFKNFAALFKRLKNFRTSILSVFFKGNLISLNHQHSLKFNYLMLPENVEKSIDIWKQSHNRPQNDRSIIDEALNLFAPKQAPKNTSNYKPSILSSVAYGPVSEQYQTKITREPQDVDAFKVRTDFSTGRLVNFLDVVSLPRDMLDLNNKILKSTDSEFRQIIGEIRDQEQLVYIFKFLYLQDKLNLSKLTTIVLNKNLRNLSLLPFDLKHPEDSMLNWPALDYTKLRVTLLRKFQTMHKPLHIVKNLEQSFDHDYLPSMRSKELPQFYERTIWKYYFEYVSHMNKHKDESYFIHELNDLYHSFTIWESSKLKSLPISTEILKVHKSMNRLQQLFFKICSQESVNRLINSQLQKNKYSDLLNVLKKISINYKFYSFGELEDTSIETRATYYMVIDSLEKLLVHKIVPFAKGEDVSELVSELNEIKKIITKFEASDDIHENNWDDKLVLLSSFLK; this is encoded by the exons ATGTATTCTTCCCGAAGGATTTGGTGAAAGAATTGAAGCATAGAAACACAGATCTTGTATTGCTCGGGTTCAGATACGACCGGGCCGTGGTTTGCTTGAAATTTATTCCTTTACAGTTTGCAAACGGAATCGATGAGCTACGGGAAACGGAGGATTTCAAGCATATAGAGATTGTTGGATCGACTATTTCACGAGGAATCTTTAACATTACGTACGGAGACTATGGTCTCCCTGTGTTGGAGTCGaacgacgatgatgacaCTTTTTCTGTGATTATGTTTAAGCCTCCAAATTACAGAAACCTTGAATACTTCTCTTTACGACCCATTCTGCTCCAGTCAATGGGGACCAACGAAGTCAACTCTGAGACGGTAGATTTGAATGGATGTTTTACCAATAGCTACAAATCCCCGTCTACTTGCTCGACAATTTCAGATCAAGATACTTTGGATAAGATTAATGGCGTGTTAAAGCTTCGATTCCAATTGGAGTCTCTACTCAAAGAAATGAGCGTTCTTCTGGAAAGAACGTCTTTCGGGATGGAGATTTTTCCCAAGTTATGGCGATGGATATTTTCATTGTTGTTTACGTTGGTTTCATGGTTGGTGCTCACTATCCAAATGTGTACGGTTTTCTTGATGAGAACCATCAATGCACCTTTATTTGGTGTCAGTTTGGTGGATGTGAGTCAGGTGTTTCGGCAGCTAGATTTGCGCCTAAAACAAATAACCTATTTTCCGATCCAGTTCTTATGTTATTATGATAAAAGCATCTTGTACAAggacaagttggtgttgttgaaggagttgGGTCTTCCTGATTTTaatttcaatttgaacatcaaTAATTCCAACTACATAAACCTTTACAACTCGGTTTGGCTTATTGTCAACGATGTATTGCTAGGTGCCACTACATGGAATGTATTGGTTAACTATGGCAACCCTATCTCGGTATTTTTGAATGAGTATGTCTTTGAGAGGGTCTTATTTTCCGATTTCCATAAATTGATTACATGGATTTCGTACAACCATCCGGCCGGGTTCAAACTCAATAACGAGCTAGGGAGCTTTATGGGATCATTGTTTTTATGGAGTCTTAATTCATGGAAAGTAATAATTCAAGAAACCATTCTTTCGGAAACCAATAAACGCTTCTCGGTGACATTAACCAATGTTTTATGTCACCTTGGAGTCACGTTTTTACTTGCGTTTATTCTTGATATCCTCAACCTAACAACCATCCACATTGTATGGTTTTATCATACGTCAGCAAGAATCTACCAGAAGCAAGTTGAAATCCTCAAGTCGTTGTTCCAGTTATTCCGAGGAAAGAAGTATAATGTATTGAGAAACAGAGTGGATCACCTAGACAATTATTCTCAACCTAACGAGTTCTTAGAAGTTGATCAGCTTCTTCTAGGAACATTGCTTTTCATGATATTAGTACTATTACTTCCTACAATTTTTGCATTTTACTTGACCTTTTTCATGATCCGATTGTCTAATATCTTGGTACTTAATTTCTTTGAGAACCTCCTCATTATAATCAACTTTGTACCAATCTTTGTGATCTtgctcaagttcaaaaattcCAGTAGACTCCAGGGAGGATTGAAATTCCAAATTTTGGACAAGAAACTCCCAAATTGTAGCTACTTGGAACTATCTAACAAATCATTAACATATTCAGAGATCTTTAAgaattttgcagccttATTCAAACGACTCAAAAATTTCAGGACATCGATACTCTCGGTATTCTTTAAAGGAAACTTGATCAGCTTGAATCACCAACACTCCTTAAAGTTCAATTATCTCATGCTTCCTGAAAATGTAGAAAAGTCCATTGATATATGGAA ACAATCACACAACCGTCCTCAAAACGATAGATCgattattgatgaagcaTTGAACCTATTTGCCCCCAAACAAGCTCCTAAAAATACGTCTAATTACAAGCCATCAATATTGTCTTCTGTTGCCTATGGACCGGTTTCAGAGCAATATCAGACAAAAATAACCAGAGAACCCCAAGACGTCGATGCCTTCAAAGTCCGAACAGATTTTAGTACGGGCCGCTTGGTGAACTTTCTTGATGTTGTCTCATTGCCCCGTGACATGTTAGATTTGAATAataagatcttgaagtcaaCCGACCTGGAGTTCAGACAGATCATAGGGGAAATAAGGGACCAGGAACAACTCGTCTACATATTCAAGTTTCtctatttacaagataagttgaatttgagcAAACTCACAACCATTGTGCTAAACAAGAATTTACGCAACTTGAGCTTGTTACCGTTTGATTTGAAGCATCCAGAAGACTCCATGCTCAACTGGCCTGCGTTGGACTATACAAAATTGAGGGTGACGTTATTAAGAAAGTTTCAAACGATGCACAAACCGCTTCACATTGTAAAGAATTTAGAACAAAGCTTTGATCACGACTACCTTCCTTCGATGAGGCTGAAGGAACTTCCTCAGTTCTACGAGAGAACGATCTGGAAGTATTATTTCGAGTACGTTCTGCACATGAACAAACACAAGGACGAATCATATTTCATTCACGAATTGAACGATTTGTACCATTCTTTCACGATCTGGGAGTCTTCTAAGCTCAAGAGTCTCCCTATTTCAACggaaatcttgaaggtgCACAAATCCATGAATCGCCTCCAGCAattgtttttcaagatttgcAGCCAAGAGTCTGTAAACCGATTGATCAACTCTCAGTTGCAGAAGAATAAGTACTCAGATCTTTTGAAcgtgttgaagaaaataaGTATCAACTACAAGTTCTACAGTTTCGGGGAACTCGAGGATACGTCCATCGAAACTCGAGCCACCTACTACATGGTGATTGACTCTCTCGAAAAGTTATTGGTGCACAAGATTGTACCATTCGCCAAAGGAGAAGACGTCAGTGAGCTTGTGCTGGAATTGAACGAAATTAAGAAGattatcaccaaatttGAGGCTTCCGACGATATTCATGAAAATAACTGGGACGATAAGTTGGTGCTTTTGAGTAGTTTTTTGAAGTAG
- a CDS encoding uncharacterized protein (COG:E; EggNog:ENOG503NYYR), with translation MKILSDKDVSKVLEDVTRDTLLKVYQPHLLESLRKLSQTPESLPGRIVQASTTRSSDSTHLFMPSVAPSEVGLKVITGGPTNSKKGLGFVGCVLVLDEHDGSLLGVLNGKTLTAFRTALASSIPMVRVLDPFECEILPQVSVFGSGLQAYWHAKLTVILYGDKIQTINLINKSLHNAEVLQQTLAKEFPNKSFTVLSYADESQAEDVHRAVYHSSIILGCLPSTEAVIKKSFLNPDKNVPKYINLIGSYKPHMLELDSEVIHSEFNDGTRIIVDSKEHCLHESGELVQSKRTAENLIDIAELCSQGSGGSVRVTSRSNITISKLVGLATMDVSIGKLLLRRSHGGVEIGEF, from the coding sequence ATGAAGATCTTATCAGATAAAGATGTTTCAAAAGTATTGGAAGACGTCACCAGAGACACTCTCCTAAAGGTATACCAACCGCATTTGCTTGAATCATTACGGAAACTCTCGCAAACTCCAGAGTCGTTGCCCGGCCGAATCGTGCAAGCCTCTACAACTCGCAGCTCTGATTCAACTCATTTATTCATGCCTAGCGTAGCACCGTCGGAAGTGGGTCTCAAAGTCATTACAGGAGGCcccacaaactccaagaaaGGATTGGGGTTCGTGGGATGTGTTCTAGTGTTGGACGAGCATGACGGGTCATTGTTGGGGGTTTTAAATGGTAAAACTCTCACAGCATTTCGCACGGCTTTGGCCAGTAGTATACCAATGGTCAGGGTATTGGACCCATTCGAGTGTGAGATTTTACCTCAGGTGTCGGTGTTCGGGTCCGGACTCCAGGCGTATTGGCATGCCAAGTTGACGGTCATTCTCTATGGTGATAAAATTCAAACAATaaatctcatcaacaaatcctTACACAATGCTGAGGTGCTTCAACAAACACTTGCAAAAGAGTTCCCGAACAAACTGTTCACGGTGTTGCTGTACGCGGATGAGTCTCAGGCCGAAGATGTTCATCGGGCTGTTTACCACAGCAGTATCATTTTGGGATGTCTCCCGTCCACAGAAGCAGTTATCAAGAAGAGCTTCCTCAACCCCGACAAAAACGTACCCAAGTACATAAACTTGATTGGCTCGTACAAACCACACATGCTTGAGTTGGACCTGGAGGTGATTCACAGCGAGTTCAACGATGGCACACGGATCATAGTCGATTCCAAAGAACACTGTTTACATGAGTCTGGCGAGTTGGTGCAAAGCAAGCGTACTGCtgaaaacttgattgaTATCGCTGAGCTCTGCTCGCAGGGCTCCGGTGGTAGCGTCCGTGTAACTAGCAGGTCCAATATCACCATTCTGAAACTTGTGGGACTTGCGACGATGGACGTATCGATAGgcaaacttcttcttcgtcgtAGCCATGGCGGCGTTGAGATCGGTGAGTTTTAG